A region of Helicobacter sp. 12S02232-10 DNA encodes the following proteins:
- the mnmG gene encoding tRNA uridine-5-carboxymethylaminomethyl(34) synthesis enzyme MnmG has translation MEYDVIVIGGGHAGIEAGVISAKMGAKTHLLTILIENIGLASCNPAIGGLGKGHLTKEVDALGGVMGIITDHCGIQYRILNASKGPAVRGTRAQIDMDKYRVFAKNLVLNTPNLSVSQEIVEELIVQNSQAIGLKTSVGKTYFAKKIIVTTGTFLRGLVHIGESQSQNGRFGESASIGLSKNLEMLGFEMGRLKTGTCPRIDGRSIDFERLEIHNGDFPAPCFSYKTDSSSFDPLQLPCYVTYTNEATHKLIRDNFYRAPLFTGQIEGVGPRYCPSIEDKINRFADKERHQLFLEPQTSEAVEYYVNGLSTSLPFDVQEKVIASIAGLENAKITRYGYAIEYDYIHPTELFHTLETKKIQNLYLAGQINGTTGYEEAAAQGIMAGINAVLSLQKEDKRFDFGGLSEFVLRRDEAYIGVMIDDLVSKGTKEPYRVFTSRAEYRLLLREDNAIFRLGDYAHQLGTIDENAYLCLAKDKQDIINAMKYLENTTFTPSKQNLTLLEQLGEPPINDKCMGVLIVGRDSFDNEKLRKFHSDFKNLSNRALEQIRIQCKYYSYIQKQRENIAKMHQMLQVQIPQDFVFDGIPGLSLEVIEKLNKFRPKTLFNASEISGITPASIDVLHLYIHLRKAR, from the coding sequence ATGGAATATGATGTGATTGTAATTGGCGGGGGACACGCCGGTATAGAAGCCGGAGTCATCAGTGCCAAAATGGGTGCAAAGACCCATCTTTTAACAATTTTGATAGAAAACATCGGATTAGCAAGTTGCAATCCCGCCATAGGAGGGCTAGGTAAGGGACATTTAACAAAAGAAGTAGATGCTTTGGGGGGCGTGATGGGGATAATTACCGATCATTGTGGCATTCAATATCGAATTCTAAATGCTTCTAAAGGTCCTGCTGTCAGAGGCACAAGAGCGCAAATTGATATGGATAAATATCGAGTATTTGCAAAAAATCTTGTTTTAAATACCCCGAATTTAAGTGTCTCTCAAGAAATCGTTGAAGAACTGATTGTACAAAATTCTCAAGCAATCGGCTTAAAAACAAGTGTAGGTAAAACTTATTTTGCTAAAAAAATTATTGTTACAACAGGAACTTTTTTGAGAGGATTGGTACATATTGGTGAAAGTCAAAGCCAAAATGGACGATTTGGAGAAAGCGCTTCTATAGGGCTTTCAAAAAATTTAGAGATGCTTGGATTTGAAATGGGTAGGCTTAAAACGGGAACTTGCCCCAGAATTGATGGAAGAAGTATTGATTTTGAAAGGCTTGAAATTCATAACGGGGATTTTCCAGCTCCTTGCTTTAGCTATAAAACCGATTCTTCTTCTTTCGATCCTTTGCAACTTCCTTGTTATGTAACTTATACGAACGAAGCCACACATAAATTGATTCGAGATAATTTTTATCGAGCCCCTTTATTTACAGGTCAAATAGAGGGTGTGGGTCCTAGATATTGCCCTAGTATTGAAGATAAAATCAATCGTTTTGCAGATAAAGAACGCCACCAACTTTTTTTAGAACCCCAAACTTCTGAAGCGGTAGAATATTATGTAAATGGTTTAAGCACTTCCTTGCCTTTTGATGTACAAGAAAAAGTCATTGCTTCCATTGCCGGTCTTGAAAACGCCAAAATTACACGTTATGGTTATGCGATTGAATACGATTATATCCATCCCACCGAGCTTTTTCATACGCTTGAGACCAAAAAGATTCAAAATCTTTATTTGGCAGGTCAGATCAATGGTACTACGGGTTATGAAGAAGCAGCAGCACAGGGAATTATGGCAGGGATCAATGCGGTTTTGAGCTTGCAAAAAGAAGATAAAAGGTTTGATTTTGGTGGGCTTAGCGAATTTGTTTTGCGCAGAGATGAGGCTTATATTGGGGTAATGATAGATGATTTAGTAAGCAAGGGGACTAAAGAGCCTTATAGAGTTTTTACTTCAAGGGCGGAGTATCGACTTTTGTTACGAGAAGATAACGCTATTTTCAGGCTTGGTGATTATGCACATCAACTTGGCACTATTGATGAAAATGCTTATCTTTGTCTTGCTAAAGATAAACAAGATATTATCAATGCGATGAAATATTTGGAAAATACCACTTTTACCCCTTCAAAACAAAACTTAACCTTGCTTGAACAGCTTGGAGAACCCCCTATCAATGACAAATGTATGGGGGTTTTGATAGTAGGAAGGGATAGTTTTGATAATGAAAAATTAAGAAAATTTCATTCTGATTTTAAAAATCTTAGCAATAGGGCGTTAGAACAAATTCGCATTCAATGCAAGTATTACAGCTATATTCAAAAACAACGCGAAAATATTGCCAAAATGCATCAAATGCTTCAAGTCCAAATCCCGCAAGATTTTGTTTTTGATGGCATTCCAGGATTGAGTTTGGAAGTGATTGAAAAACTCAATAAATTTCGTCCTAAAACCCTATTTAACGCCTCTGAAATTAGTGGAATTACGCCTGCAAGCATTGATGTATTGCATTTGTATATCCATTTGAGAAAAGCTAGATGA
- a CDS encoding phosphatidate cytidylyltransferase — MSFKENFSNNKQRYITGIILILCLALILYIDNTILVWAILGITYILGFNEAIKLFGCKRHPMMYLLAVVVWILAGLNGRPIESAIFIAMIMAGFLAYKKSFNPKQILPFIYPSIPFLTIFAVYKDFGVNAIIWLIVVVALTDIGAYFGGKAFGKTPFSQTSPNKTLEGAIIGLAIAVAIGSFIGMGGLSGNFIISLLISFAISLSAIFGDLYESYLKRNADLKDSGNILPGHGGMLDRMDAILFGAVTIHFLLYFLKIWKETSIILL; from the coding sequence ATGAGTTTTAAAGAAAATTTTTCAAACAATAAGCAACGCTATATCACAGGAATTATCCTTATTTTATGTCTGGCTTTGATTTTATATATAGACAATACCATTTTGGTTTGGGCAATACTTGGAATTACTTATATTCTTGGATTTAATGAAGCCATCAAACTGTTTGGATGCAAAAGACATCCGATGATGTATCTGCTTGCTGTGGTAGTTTGGATACTTGCAGGTTTGAATGGCAGACCGATTGAATCTGCTATTTTTATCGCAATGATAATGGCAGGATTTTTAGCCTATAAAAAATCTTTCAATCCCAAACAAATTCTTCCCTTTATCTATCCAAGCATTCCATTTCTAACAATTTTTGCTGTTTATAAGGATTTTGGAGTCAATGCAATTATTTGGCTCATTGTTGTAGTTGCACTAACTGATATCGGTGCATATTTTGGAGGAAAAGCTTTTGGAAAAACACCTTTTTCCCAAACTTCTCCAAACAAAACCTTAGAAGGAGCAATTATTGGTTTAGCAATTGCTGTAGCCATTGGGAGTTTTATCGGTATGGGTGGACTAAGTGGGAATTTCATCATTTCTCTTTTGATCAGTTTTGCCATTTCTCTCAGCGCAATCTTTGGAGATCTTTATGAAAGTTATCTCAAAAGAAATGCAGATCTGAAAGATAGTGGTAATATTCTTCCTGGACACGGAGGAATGCTTGATAGAATGGATGCCATATTATTTGGTGCGGTTACAATACATTTTTTGTTATATTTTTTAAAAATATGGAAAGAAACTTCCATTATTCTTTTGTAG
- the dxr gene encoding 1-deoxy-D-xylulose-5-phosphate reductoisomerase: protein MILLGSTGTIGVNALKVAQKFEIAIEGISAGRNIDLFNDQIKLYSPKKVAIMDSQDLPKLNSRGAKVYVGEEGISQMIEESESSLVLNALVGFAGLKPTFCSLKYGKKLALANKESLVSAGWLIDTSKIVPIDSEHFGLWYLQNNKPFKKLVITASGGAFRDTPYQDIPSKNAQEALNHPNWKMGKKITIDSASMVNKLFEVLEAKWLFKTDAIEGYIERTSNIHALIEFVDGSTTAHFAIPDMKLPIAYALDLHKASTINIIPNIELEKLQNIKFEPIDTKKFPLWNLKDTLVKNPRLGVILNASNEVAVKKFLESKIPFGGIRILIEKSLKKFDSDLLYLKTQEDILMLDKEVRIFANSIL, encoded by the coding sequence ATGATACTTTTAGGAAGTACAGGAACAATCGGCGTGAATGCGCTTAAGGTTGCTCAAAAATTTGAAATTGCTATTGAGGGTATAAGCGCAGGTCGTAATATTGATTTATTTAATGATCAAATAAAGCTTTATTCACCAAAAAAAGTTGCTATTATGGATTCACAAGATCTTCCTAAGCTAAACTCTAGAGGGGCAAAAGTTTACGTCGGAGAAGAAGGGATTTCTCAAATGATAGAAGAATCCGAATCTTCTTTGGTACTCAATGCATTAGTTGGATTTGCGGGATTAAAACCCACTTTCTGTAGCCTTAAATATGGGAAAAAACTTGCTTTAGCAAATAAAGAATCTCTAGTAAGTGCAGGCTGGCTCATTGATACAAGCAAAATCGTTCCCATCGATAGCGAACATTTTGGGTTATGGTATCTTCAAAATAACAAACCTTTTAAAAAACTTGTCATTACTGCAAGTGGTGGAGCATTCCGAGATACACCCTATCAAGACATTCCTTCTAAAAATGCTCAAGAAGCCCTCAATCATCCTAATTGGAAGATGGGAAAAAAAATTACAATCGACTCAGCAAGTATGGTCAATAAGCTTTTTGAAGTCCTTGAAGCCAAATGGCTTTTTAAGACTGATGCAATTGAAGGTTATATTGAAAGAACCTCAAATATTCACGCCTTGATTGAGTTTGTCGATGGCAGTACCACGGCTCATTTTGCCATTCCAGATATGAAACTTCCTATAGCTTATGCTCTTGATTTGCACAAAGCTTCAACAATAAACATTATTCCAAATATTGAGCTTGAAAAATTACAGAATATAAAGTTTGAACCCATTGATACAAAAAAATTCCCTTTATGGAATCTTAAAGACACGTTGGTCAAAAATCCTCGTTTAGGTGTGATATTGAATGCTAGCAATGAGGTTGCGGTTAAAAAATTTTTAGAGTCCAAAATTCCGTTTGGAGGTATTCGGATTCTTATTGAAAAAAGTCTTAAAAAATTTGATTCCGATCTCCTCTATTTAAAAACGCAAGAAGATATTTTAATGCTTGATAAAGAAGTGAGAATATTCGCAAATTCAATTTTATAA
- the dnaJ gene encoding molecular chaperone DnaJ yields MEHFDYYEILEISKTSDKETIKKAYRKMALKYHPDRNPDDESAEEMFKRINEAYEVLSDDSKRQIYDRYGKQGLENNGFSGFSGKDFSDIFGDLGSIFESAFGSGFGFSQSSRREPRAKFNPDYLYKLDLSFKEAVFGCKKTIKTKYKSYCEDCNGSGAKDGNLEVCTECGGKGQVFMRQGFMTFAQTCSKCSGEGRIIKEKCPKCKGEGFNFVEESFEVAIPEGMDDENRMRVVGRGNRQKNGSRGDLYIVTFVEHDDYFVRDGNDVYIEVPVFFTSIPLGAKIKIPSLRGELELQIPPNSQDGSRFVFNKEGIKEVNGRSYGNLIAVIRIVYPKQLNDEQKNLLLKLHNSFGYESEPHKNLFEECFDRIKNWFKTEVKTKSKKKK; encoded by the coding sequence TTGGAACATTTTGATTATTATGAAATTTTAGAAATCAGTAAAACTAGCGATAAAGAAACCATTAAGAAAGCCTATAGAAAAATGGCTCTAAAGTATCATCCCGATAGAAATCCTGATGATGAGAGCGCTGAAGAAATGTTTAAAAGAATCAATGAGGCATATGAGGTTTTAAGTGATGATTCAAAACGTCAAATCTATGATAGATATGGCAAACAAGGGCTTGAAAATAATGGATTTAGTGGATTTAGTGGGAAAGATTTCAGCGATATTTTTGGGGATTTAGGCTCTATTTTTGAGTCTGCTTTTGGGAGTGGATTTGGTTTTTCTCAATCATCTAGGAGAGAACCTAGAGCTAAATTTAATCCTGATTATCTCTATAAATTAGATTTAAGTTTTAAAGAAGCCGTTTTTGGCTGCAAAAAAACAATCAAAACCAAATACAAGTCCTATTGTGAAGATTGTAATGGTAGTGGTGCTAAAGACGGAAATCTTGAAGTATGTACAGAGTGCGGGGGTAAAGGGCAGGTATTTATGAGGCAAGGATTTATGACTTTTGCTCAAACTTGCTCAAAATGTTCTGGAGAAGGTCGAATTATCAAGGAAAAATGTCCTAAGTGCAAAGGTGAAGGTTTTAATTTTGTAGAAGAAAGTTTTGAGGTCGCCATACCTGAAGGAATGGATGATGAAAACAGAATGCGAGTAGTAGGGAGAGGAAATCGCCAGAAAAATGGTTCAAGGGGTGATCTTTATATCGTGACATTTGTAGAACACGATGATTATTTTGTTCGAGATGGGAATGATGTTTATATAGAAGTTCCTGTGTTTTTCACATCTATTCCTTTGGGAGCGAAAATTAAAATTCCATCGTTGCGAGGAGAGCTTGAACTCCAAATACCACCAAATTCTCAAGATGGTTCTAGATTTGTATTTAACAAAGAGGGAATTAAAGAGGTTAATGGAAGAAGCTATGGTAATTTGATTGCTGTCATTAGAATTGTTTATCCTAAACAACTTAACGATGAACAAAAAAATCTTTTATTAAAGCTTCATAACAGCTTTGGTTATGAGAGTGAGCCGCATAAAAATCTTTTTGAAGAATGTTTTGACAGGATTAAAAATTGGTTCAAAACGGAAGTGAAAACTAAATCAAAGAAGAAAAAATAA
- the recR gene encoding recombination mediator RecR: MKTYKNTLHYFFSLTEALEQLPGIGKKSAQKMAYSLSVEDKYMALKIAHSIENAIDNVRKCKICGGLSESEICEICLDENRQNSQLCVVLHPKDIFTIEEIGDFEGKYKVIDELEKIDFVFFRKYIQENKIKEIIFAFSPTLANDAIMLFIEDKLQDLDLVFSKIAQGVPTGIGLENIDQLSLLRAFTSRVKL; this comes from the coding sequence ATGAAAACATATAAAAATACTTTGCATTACTTTTTTTCTCTTACTGAAGCTCTTGAGCAACTTCCTGGCATTGGCAAAAAATCTGCTCAAAAAATGGCTTATAGCTTAAGCGTCGAAGACAAATATATGGCACTCAAAATTGCACATTCAATAGAAAATGCAATTGACAATGTAAGAAAATGCAAGATATGTGGAGGATTGAGTGAAAGCGAGATTTGTGAGATTTGTCTGGATGAAAATCGTCAAAATAGCCAACTTTGTGTAGTTTTGCATCCAAAAGATATTTTTACGATTGAAGAAATCGGAGATTTTGAAGGCAAATATAAAGTGATTGATGAACTTGAAAAAATTGATTTTGTTTTTTTTAGAAAATATATCCAAGAAAATAAGATTAAAGAAATTATCTTTGCTTTTTCACCAACTCTTGCAAATGATGCCATTATGCTCTTTATTGAAGACAAACTTCAGGATTTGGATTTAGTTTTTAGCAAAATTGCACAAGGAGTCCCTACAGGAATTGGTCTTGAAAATATTGATCAACTTTCACTCTTAAGAGCATTTACTTCAAGAGTAAAGCTTTAA
- a CDS encoding c-type cytochrome, whose translation MKKLLIIALFGAASLAIAAEAPAAFKKCVACHGANGQKVAPGAKGGITIAGLPKNKLLADLKGYKAGTADNGGAKAIMYAQMKNVSDSDIEALADYISKLPPKK comes from the coding sequence ATGAAAAAGCTTCTTATCATAGCTTTATTTGGTGCCGCAAGCTTGGCCATAGCTGCTGAAGCTCCTGCAGCTTTTAAAAAATGTGTTGCTTGTCACGGCGCAAACGGACAAAAAGTTGCTCCCGGAGCTAAAGGAGGGATAACTATTGCAGGTCTTCCAAAAAATAAACTTTTGGCAGATCTTAAAGGTTATAAAGCCGGAACAGCAGATAATGGAGGTGCAAAAGCAATTATGTATGCACAAATGAAGAATGTCTCTGATTCAGATATTGAAGCTCTTGCTGATTATATCTCTAAACTTCCTCCTAAAAAATAA
- a CDS encoding alanine racemase, with product MSEILIDSKSFKNNLDIIASHIKDKNKLALVLKDNAYGHGIEQIASLACEYGIKSVFVKNEFEALKIAHFFDHITVFYGNISPKVPKNIHLSINSLNTLEHLEEKRSIELEINTGMNRNGIPRQNLSFFIEKILSKKLNLFGVFMHNGYGDEKNNDFEEAQKSFLQVKEEIVYLSKKLGFALPRFHSLASCGTLRSGKIEDDLVRIGIAAYGYLGNNFPIPIAESLKPIASLWADKICEQRLPKGSKIGYGGKSVLKKDTIVSTYDIGYGDGFFRHDGSKGELTTAEGYLILPITSMDCFSCISQEERVCVFNDVSSIAKMFHTIPYEVLTSLSPFIKRTLI from the coding sequence ATGTCTGAAATACTTATTGATTCAAAATCATTCAAAAATAATCTTGATATCATTGCATCTCATATAAAAGATAAAAATAAACTCGCCCTTGTTCTTAAAGATAATGCCTATGGACACGGTATTGAGCAAATTGCCTCACTTGCTTGCGAGTATGGTATCAAGAGTGTTTTTGTCAAGAATGAGTTTGAAGCACTTAAAATTGCTCATTTTTTTGATCATATCACAGTGTTTTATGGAAATATATCCCCAAAGGTTCCCAAAAATATTCATTTATCCATTAATTCATTAAATACATTAGAACATTTGGAAGAAAAACGATCTATTGAACTTGAAATCAATACCGGAATGAATAGAAACGGTATCCCAAGACAAAATCTCTCTTTTTTTATCGAAAAAATTTTAAGCAAAAAACTCAATCTTTTTGGAGTTTTTATGCACAATGGCTATGGAGATGAAAAAAATAATGATTTTGAGGAAGCTCAAAAAAGTTTTTTGCAAGTAAAAGAAGAGATTGTCTATCTGTCCAAAAAACTTGGTTTTGCTCTTCCAAGATTCCATTCTTTAGCCTCTTGTGGAACTCTTAGAAGTGGAAAAATCGAGGATGATTTAGTCCGCATAGGCATTGCAGCTTACGGTTATCTTGGCAATAATTTTCCCATACCGATTGCTGAATCTTTAAAACCCATTGCTTCACTTTGGGCAGATAAAATATGTGAGCAAAGACTTCCAAAAGGTTCTAAAATCGGCTATGGAGGAAAAAGCGTTTTAAAAAAAGATACTATTGTTAGTACTTATGATATAGGCTATGGTGATGGTTTTTTTCGACACGATGGCAGTAAAGGCGAGCTTACAACAGCTGAAGGGTATCTTATATTACCCATTACTTCTATGGATTGCTTTTCTTGCATTTCCCAAGAAGAAAGAGTTTGTGTGTTTAATGATGTTTCTTCTATTGCCAAAATGTTTCATACCATCCCTTATGAAGTCCTTACGAGCCTATCCCCTTTCATTAAGCGAACACTTATTTAA
- the truD gene encoding tRNA pseudouridine(13) synthase TruD, which translates to MDKLYALNHSPIDFHFSQNPRDFMVREIPLYPFSENGEHLILNIRKKGLNTLEMIKILSGIIGCKTGDIGYAGLKDKSATTSQYISIHKNFAQSLENKLSLLEEKNIKILSSCLHSNKLKIGHLKGNNFFIRLKKITPSVFVKIESVLQTILKNGLPNYFGYQRFGKDGNNHIEGKKIAHQEFKLRNKKINNFLISSYQSYLFNQWLESRIKISKIFESFEPSEIKHALSEQQISLSLETIKAIRSQPHFFKLFEGDLMHHYPYGKLFTSDIQNDSERFFSKDIVPTGLLAGVKTPRSTSFSRKFEETFDDQKLKADGSRRFAWVWIEDLKYRYIQEQAWVELEFSLPKGSYATTLIEELAHKNIRID; encoded by the coding sequence ATGGATAAGCTCTACGCACTCAATCACTCTCCCATAGACTTTCATTTTTCACAAAACCCCAGAGACTTTATGGTTCGGGAAATTCCTTTATATCCTTTTAGTGAAAATGGGGAGCATTTGATTTTAAATATTCGCAAAAAAGGTTTAAATACTCTTGAAATGATAAAAATCTTATCAGGCATAATCGGGTGCAAAACCGGCGATATTGGCTATGCAGGTTTAAAAGATAAATCAGCAACAACTTCCCAATATATTTCTATCCATAAAAATTTCGCCCAATCTTTGGAAAATAAACTTTCTTTGCTTGAAGAAAAAAATATCAAGATACTCTCATCTTGCCTCCATTCCAACAAACTAAAAATAGGTCATCTTAAGGGGAATAATTTTTTTATTCGTCTCAAAAAAATTACCCCTTCAGTTTTTGTAAAAATTGAATCTGTTTTGCAGACAATCTTAAAAAATGGCTTGCCCAATTATTTTGGATATCAAAGATTTGGAAAAGATGGTAATAATCATATAGAAGGAAAAAAAATTGCTCATCAAGAATTTAAGTTAAGAAATAAAAAAATAAATAATTTTCTTATTTCTAGCTATCAAAGTTATTTATTTAATCAATGGCTGGAATCAAGGATCAAAATCAGTAAAATTTTTGAAAGCTTTGAACCTTCAGAAATCAAACACGCACTTTCAGAGCAGCAAATTTCTTTATCTTTGGAAACTATTAAAGCCATTCGTTCCCAACCACATTTTTTCAAATTATTCGAAGGGGATTTGATGCATCACTACCCTTATGGAAAGCTTTTTACCTCAGATATTCAAAATGATTCTGAGCGTTTCTTTAGCAAAGATATTGTTCCAACAGGACTTTTAGCAGGAGTGAAAACGCCCCGATCAACTTCCTTTTCAAGAAAATTTGAAGAAACTTTTGATGATCAAAAACTCAAGGCTGATGGTTCAAGACGTTTTGCTTGGGTATGGATTGAAGACCTAAAATATCGTTATATTCAAGAACAAGCTTGGGTAGAGCTTGAATTTTCGCTTCCAAAAGGAAGTTATGCAACAACTTTAATCGAAGAACTTGCACATAAAAACATTAGAATTGATTAA
- the htpX gene encoding zinc metalloprotease HtpX, whose translation MDFKSIISQNRAKTNAVLITYIMIFILIGLLVDIIRINAPSLSTGMVELITFQIFPTITICMLFAALVIIYISIQNFTGIMLNGNEYKLIDPTKVLSKTERQIYEILEELIKESKTAFIPKLYVMDAPYMNAFASGWNGKNSLIALTTALIRNLERDELKAVMAHELSHIRHGDIRLTMCVGILSNVMLLVANSAVWMFMGNNREKGANAAKTILLILQFVLPIFTLFLQMYLSRSREYMADSGAAYIMEDSRPMIRALQKISGDYSTNDYSEIDTNPTRKAAYIFDTSEVFSTHPSIQNRIKSLLGR comes from the coding sequence ATGGATTTTAAATCAATAATTTCTCAAAATCGTGCTAAAACAAATGCGGTTCTGATTACTTATATAATGATTTTTATTCTGATTGGACTGCTTGTGGATATTATCAGGATCAATGCACCATCTTTAAGCACGGGTATGGTAGAGCTTATCACATTTCAAATTTTTCCTACAATCACTATATGTATGCTATTTGCAGCTTTAGTAATCATTTATATTTCCATTCAAAATTTTACGGGAATTATGCTGAATGGAAATGAATACAAATTAATTGATCCTACAAAAGTTTTAAGTAAGACTGAAAGACAAATTTATGAAATTCTTGAAGAACTCATCAAAGAATCTAAAACTGCATTTATCCCAAAACTCTATGTAATGGATGCTCCTTATATGAATGCATTTGCAAGCGGTTGGAATGGAAAAAATTCTTTGATAGCCCTCACGACAGCTTTGATAAGAAATCTTGAAAGAGATGAACTCAAAGCTGTTATGGCTCACGAACTCAGTCACATCAGGCACGGAGATATTCGATTGACGATGTGCGTAGGGATATTAAGTAATGTTATGCTTTTGGTTGCTAATTCTGCAGTTTGGATGTTTATGGGTAATAATCGTGAAAAAGGGGCTAATGCAGCAAAAACAATTTTATTAATCTTGCAATTCGTTCTTCCTATTTTTACACTATTTTTACAAATGTATCTAAGTAGGAGTAGAGAATATATGGCAGATAGTGGGGCGGCTTATATTATGGAAGATTCTAGACCAATGATTAGAGCTTTGCAAAAAATCAGTGGGGATTACAGCACGAACGATTATTCAGAAATTGACACTAACCCGACTCGAAAAGCAGCTTATATTTTTGACACTTCAGAAGTTTTTAGTACGCATCCAAGCATACAAAATAGAATCAAATCTCTTTTAGGAAGATAA
- the folE gene encoding GTP cyclohydrolase I FolE — protein sequence MDHKDYFNYFLKKIGENPNREGLKDTPSRVETLWDFLYSGYTQNAKEALGSVFEQGACDEMVMIKNVEFYSMCEHHILPFFGHISIGYIPDKKVAGISGLVKLIEIYSRRLQIQEKLTTQIAETIMEVLVPKGVMVVCEAQHLCMSMRGVQKQNARINTSAIRGLFKSDSRTRAEFMQLLKS from the coding sequence ATGGATCATAAAGATTATTTTAACTATTTTTTAAAAAAAATTGGTGAGAACCCAAATCGTGAAGGACTCAAAGATACCCCTTCTAGAGTCGAAACACTATGGGATTTCTTATATAGCGGTTACACTCAAAATGCCAAAGAAGCTCTTGGAAGTGTATTTGAACAAGGAGCTTGCGATGAAATGGTGATGATTAAGAATGTCGAATTTTATTCAATGTGCGAACATCATATACTTCCTTTTTTTGGACACATCAGCATTGGATACATTCCAGATAAAAAAGTCGCAGGCATTAGCGGCTTAGTGAAACTTATAGAAATTTATTCAAGAAGACTGCAAATCCAAGAAAAACTCACTACCCAAATCGCAGAAACCATAATGGAAGTGTTAGTTCCAAAAGGAGTTATGGTCGTTTGTGAAGCACAGCATTTATGTATGAGTATGCGAGGAGTTCAAAAACAAAATGCACGAATCAATACAAGTGCAATCAGAGGTCTTTTTAAATCAGACTCCCGAACTCGTGCAGAATTTATGCAACTTTTAAAATCTTAA
- the ppa gene encoding inorganic diphosphatase produces the protein MNISKIPVGENPDKVNAVIEIPYGSNIKYEIDKESGAVVVDRIMYSAMFYPANYGFIPNTLSEDGDPADILVLNEYPLQAGSVIKCRLIGVLVMEDESGLDEKLLAVPLSKIDPRYDGIKTLQDLPKITLDKIKNFFETYKMLEPGKWVKVKGFEGKEEACAILDKAIKSYK, from the coding sequence ATGAATATTTCAAAAATACCCGTTGGAGAAAATCCTGACAAGGTCAATGCAGTCATAGAGATTCCCTATGGATCAAACATTAAATACGAAATTGACAAAGAAAGTGGTGCTGTTGTAGTAGATAGAATTATGTATAGTGCTATGTTTTATCCGGCTAATTATGGTTTTATTCCAAATACTTTGAGTGAAGATGGAGATCCTGCAGATATTTTAGTTCTGAATGAATACCCTCTTCAAGCTGGAAGTGTGATTAAATGCCGCTTGATTGGTGTGTTGGTTATGGAAGATGAAAGTGGGTTAGATGAAAAACTTTTAGCTGTTCCATTAAGCAAAATAGATCCTCGCTATGATGGCATTAAAACTTTACAAGATTTACCAAAAATAACTTTGGATAAAATTAAAAATTTTTTTGAAACCTACAAAATGTTAGAGCCTGGAAAATGGGTAAAAGTAAAAGGCTTTGAGGGAAAAGAAGAAGCTTGCGCTATTTTAGATAAGGCTATTAAATCTTATAAATAA
- a CDS encoding adenylate kinase: MKKLFLIIGAPGSGKTTDAQLIAQHHNDRIVHYSTGDLLRAEVASGSERGRLIENFTSKGNLVPLDIVVETIVTAIKNAPKDVIIIDGYPRSVEQMESLDKVLKLQNDVQLLSVIEVDVSEIVARERVLGRARGADDNTEVFNNRMKVYQTPLKEIQDFYSKMGILKRINGERSIEEIVKEMEVFIESKFKE, encoded by the coding sequence ATGAAAAAATTATTTTTAATAATCGGGGCTCCCGGAAGTGGAAAAACTACCGACGCTCAATTGATTGCTCAACATCACAACGATAGAATCGTGCATTACTCTACCGGAGATTTATTGAGGGCAGAAGTTGCTAGTGGGAGCGAGAGAGGGAGATTGATAGAAAACTTTACCAGCAAGGGCAATTTAGTTCCATTGGACATTGTGGTAGAAACAATTGTAACGGCCATTAAAAATGCTCCTAAAGATGTTATTATCATTGATGGCTATCCTAGAAGTGTTGAGCAAATGGAATCTCTAGATAAGGTTTTAAAACTTCAAAATGATGTGCAATTGCTAAGCGTAATTGAGGTGGATGTGAGTGAAATAGTAGCTAGAGAGAGAGTTCTTGGCAGAGCTAGAGGCGCTGATGACAATACTGAAGTTTTTAACAATAGAATGAAAGTTTATCAGACCCCTCTTAAAGAAATTCAAGATTTTTATTCAAAAATGGGGATTTTAAAGCGAATTAACGGCGAAAGAAGTATCGAAGAAATTGTAAAAGAGATGGAAGTTTTCATCGAATCAAAATTTAAGGAGTAA